A section of the Dehalobacter sp. DCM genome encodes:
- the pyrF gene encoding orotidine-5'-phosphate decarboxylase: MNSIEKPIHSRENLQALNEKVMVALDINTTEKALELAEQLEKSGCWLKVGLELYALSGLSLINKFKEMGFNIFLDMKLHDIPTTVEKTLKVLTASGVDMINVHCSGGYEMMARAAEVCHKADKRIIGVTVLTSMSGDELSAIGVQGSAEEQVLKLAKLAQNAGLDGVVASAQEAKALRQACGKEFLLVTPGIRPSWSEKNDQVRILTPQMALEAGSSYLVVGRPITLNDDPRKALENLWR; the protein is encoded by the coding sequence ATGAATTCAATAGAAAAACCAATACATAGCAGAGAAAACCTGCAAGCCTTGAATGAAAAAGTCATGGTTGCCTTGGATATCAATACGACGGAGAAGGCGCTGGAATTGGCTGAACAGTTAGAAAAAAGCGGGTGTTGGCTTAAAGTCGGGCTGGAACTCTATGCGCTCTCGGGACTAAGCTTGATTAACAAGTTTAAGGAAATGGGATTCAATATTTTTTTGGATATGAAACTCCACGATATACCGACCACTGTGGAAAAAACACTGAAGGTTCTGACGGCATCGGGGGTGGATATGATCAATGTCCATTGCAGCGGAGGGTATGAAATGATGGCTCGCGCTGCTGAAGTGTGTCATAAGGCTGACAAACGGATTATTGGGGTCACGGTGTTAACCAGTATGAGCGGCGATGAGCTGAGCGCAATCGGGGTTCAGGGTAGTGCGGAGGAACAGGTTCTTAAATTAGCCAAACTGGCTCAAAACGCAGGCTTGGACGGTGTTGTGGCGTCGGCCCAGGAGGCTAAAGCGCTTCGCCAGGCATGCGGGAAAGAATTTCTGCTCGTAACACCGGGAATTCGTCCCTCCTGGAGTGAGAAGAATGATCAAGTACGGATTTTAACACCGCAGATGGCCTTGGAAGCCGGAAGTTCCTATCTTGTCGTGGGAAGACCAATCACCCTAAACGATGACCCAAGAAAAGCCCTGGAAAATTTGTGGCGGTGA
- a CDS encoding DMT family transporter yields MSSQKSNVLLLLAALIWGLAFVAQRVGMEHIGPFTFNGVRFALGALSLLPLMVYFDRKQGKMDQVPHIWKAALKPGLIVGLVLFCAASLQQIGLIYTEAGKAAFVTGLYMVFVPIVGYVLFKQRLAKTAVLGTVMAVVGLYFLSVKTGFEIERGDLFELCGSLFWTAHILIIDAYVKRIDALRLAFYQFIVCSVLCMAAAVIFETITWQGITLTAVPILYGGICSVGVAYTLQIVGQKYAKPSQAAIVLSMETLFAGIGGYFILNERLGSVELLGCVLMFAGMLLSQIRIKDTSLKDSHG; encoded by the coding sequence ATGAGTTCGCAAAAATCGAATGTCCTTCTTTTGCTGGCCGCTTTGATTTGGGGGCTGGCTTTTGTTGCTCAGCGCGTGGGCATGGAACATATCGGGCCATTTACCTTTAACGGCGTCCGTTTTGCATTGGGCGCTCTTTCTCTGCTTCCCTTAATGGTGTACTTCGATAGAAAACAAGGCAAAATGGATCAGGTTCCACACATATGGAAAGCGGCATTAAAGCCGGGTTTGATTGTCGGTCTTGTTCTCTTTTGCGCGGCTTCCCTGCAGCAAATCGGATTGATTTATACGGAAGCGGGAAAAGCGGCTTTTGTCACGGGGTTATACATGGTCTTTGTACCCATCGTGGGATATGTATTGTTCAAACAGCGTTTAGCGAAAACGGCTGTCCTGGGAACGGTCATGGCCGTTGTCGGGTTGTATTTCTTGAGCGTCAAAACAGGTTTTGAGATAGAGCGCGGCGATTTGTTCGAGTTATGTGGCTCTTTGTTTTGGACCGCGCATATTTTGATCATTGACGCTTATGTCAAACGGATCGATGCGCTTCGGCTGGCTTTTTATCAGTTTATTGTTTGTTCTGTACTGTGTATGGCAGCGGCCGTGATCTTTGAAACCATTACCTGGCAGGGCATCACCTTGACAGCGGTTCCGATTCTCTATGGCGGAATCTGTTCAGTGGGTGTTGCCTACACGCTTCAGATCGTGGGGCAGAAATATGCGAAACCATCTCAAGCCGCTATTGTTTTGAGCATGGAGACCTTATTTGCCGGTATTGGCGGATACTTTATTCTGAATGAACGACTGGGCAGCGTTGAGCTTTTAGGGTGTGTTCTGATGTTCGCCGGCATGCTTTTATCCCAGATCAGAATAAAAGACACGTCATTGAAAGATAGCCATGGCTAG
- a CDS encoding thermonuclease family protein — translation MSKKNITTKRISYLVIIGVILFSVVYGQKTGSHLIAALKANDRNDIPVDLMGPYRVVRVVDGDTIILDINGKNERVRLIGIDTPESVHPDQDKNVPYGKIAADYTKSLLAGRSVQIERDVEERDRYGRLLAYVYLDGEMVNKTLLAEGHASVDTYPPNVKYVDEFIALQKQAREAGKGFYSDTSAL, via the coding sequence ATGAGTAAAAAAAACATCACAACGAAACGAATAAGTTATCTGGTAATCATAGGTGTAATCCTGTTTTCGGTCGTCTATGGACAGAAAACAGGATCACATCTTATTGCGGCATTAAAAGCGAACGACAGAAATGATATCCCTGTGGACTTAATGGGTCCTTATCGTGTGGTCAGGGTGGTGGACGGCGATACGATCATCCTCGATATTAACGGGAAAAATGAGCGGGTCAGGCTGATCGGCATTGATACACCGGAATCTGTGCACCCCGATCAGGATAAAAACGTACCCTATGGAAAAATCGCCGCCGATTATACGAAATCGTTACTGGCAGGCCGGTCGGTGCAAATTGAACGCGATGTCGAGGAGCGCGATCGGTATGGCCGTCTGCTGGCTTATGTTTACCTTGATGGTGAAATGGTCAATAAAACACTTTTGGCGGAAGGGCATGCCAGCGTGGACACCTATCCGCCAAACGTCAAATATGTCGATGAATTTATAGCGCTTCAGAAACAGGCCAGGGAAGCGGGGAAAGGATTTTATTCCGATACTAGTGCATTGTAA
- a CDS encoding DUF6544 family protein, translating to MTSIILSVIALILVIALYFIQPYSPLKSDFYQLANRLISESGEGTALFGQQDIADLPTPIQKYFIHCGYIGTPKMAWLKTEFKNVAFSTGVGKATLKMDYTQYNFVEVPNRLAFIDSALYGIPFQGFDSFSQGKGSMKGVIAKAFTLFDQQGAEMDKACLVTVLAECLYVPNIALQNYITWEAIDDTHAKATINYFGMQGEGIFTFSATGEMLSFTTNDRMAVGFDGVKQRVSWTAVCSDYTRNDNGILKPTNFKAIWHYPQGDHIYFDGDLVPCKP from the coding sequence ATGACGTCAATCATTTTAAGTGTAATTGCACTGATCCTCGTAATCGCCCTCTATTTTATTCAGCCTTATTCCCCATTAAAATCCGATTTTTATCAATTGGCCAACCGGTTGATCTCTGAGTCCGGAGAAGGAACTGCGCTTTTTGGGCAGCAGGATATCGCCGATCTACCGACGCCCATACAGAAATATTTTATTCACTGCGGTTATATCGGGACCCCGAAAATGGCTTGGCTGAAAACAGAATTCAAAAACGTTGCTTTTTCTACCGGTGTCGGTAAAGCAACGCTTAAGATGGATTATACACAGTATAACTTTGTAGAAGTACCCAACCGTTTAGCCTTTATTGACAGCGCGCTGTACGGAATACCCTTTCAAGGTTTCGATAGCTTCAGTCAAGGAAAAGGTTCGATGAAAGGAGTCATCGCCAAGGCGTTTACTTTATTTGACCAACAGGGTGCTGAAATGGATAAAGCCTGTCTTGTAACGGTCCTGGCCGAATGCTTGTATGTCCCTAATATTGCTCTCCAAAACTATATCACGTGGGAAGCAATCGATGATACCCATGCCAAAGCGACCATCAATTACTTCGGTATGCAAGGCGAAGGCATTTTTACCTTCAGTGCCACAGGCGAAATGCTTTCGTTTACGACAAATGACCGTATGGCGGTCGGGTTTGACGGGGTGAAGCAACGCGTTTCCTGGACAGCCGTATGCTCCGATTACACAAGAAATGACAACGGGATCCTCAAACCAACCAATTTTAAAGCCATCTGGCATTATCCCCAAGGCGACCATATTTATTTTGACGGAGACCTAGTGCCATGTAAACCCTAA
- a CDS encoding basic amino acid ABC transporter substrate-binding protein encodes MSKKLITTMLIGLLVLSLGLFGCGSKTTEKKVLNVGSDTAFAPFEYQDEKTKEYVGFDMDLIKAIGDEMGYEVKVQGMPFDGLIPGLEAGTIDLVISAMTITDERALKVNFSKPYYQSGLTIVVRSDNTTITSFDDLKGKTIAVQIGTTGAMEAKKVEGATIREFNTAPDAFLELKAGGVDAVINDKPVNDYYITQAGGKDAKQVGEPLTAESYGIASAKKNTELAEKVDQALAKLRENGKYDEIYTKWFGAQK; translated from the coding sequence ATGTCGAAAAAGTTAATTACTACTATGCTTATTGGCCTTCTCGTATTATCACTCGGTTTATTTGGTTGTGGCAGTAAAACTACGGAAAAGAAAGTCTTGAATGTTGGCTCGGACACCGCGTTTGCTCCTTTTGAATATCAGGATGAAAAAACCAAAGAATATGTCGGTTTTGATATGGACCTGATCAAAGCAATTGGCGACGAAATGGGTTATGAAGTCAAGGTGCAGGGTATGCCTTTTGATGGTTTGATCCCCGGATTGGAAGCTGGTACCATTGATCTCGTTATCTCAGCTATGACAATCACGGATGAACGCGCTCTCAAGGTTAATTTCTCCAAACCGTATTATCAGTCAGGTCTGACCATTGTTGTTCGTTCCGATAATACGACAATCACCAGCTTTGATGATCTCAAAGGAAAAACGATTGCTGTTCAAATCGGAACAACCGGTGCCATGGAGGCCAAAAAAGTTGAGGGAGCCACCATTCGCGAATTCAATACAGCACCGGATGCTTTCCTTGAACTGAAAGCCGGCGGAGTTGACGCTGTTATCAACGATAAACCGGTTAACGATTATTACATCACCCAAGCAGGCGGAAAAGATGCGAAACAGGTTGGTGAGCCTTTGACCGCTGAGTCTTACGGAATCGCTAGTGCGAAGAAGAACACCGAATTGGCAGAAAAAGTTGATCAAGCTTTGGCTAAATTGAGAGAAAATGGTAAATATGACGAAATCTATACCAAGTGGTTTGGTGCACAAAAGTAA
- the pyrE gene encoding orotate phosphoribosyltransferase produces the protein MTNCCSNNQKLSNEEILGIFIETGALLNGHFKLTSGKHSAQYMQCAQVLQYPRKAAVLGKELADKFTGMEIETVIGPAMGGIIVAHEVGRSLGVKSIFTERQDGVMALRRGFKLEPGEKVLVVEDVITTGGSVKEVIEIVKEAGAVPVGVGVLVDRSGGKADFDGIELHSLIQLNIEAFEPENCTLCQQGIPCEKPGSRGIK, from the coding sequence GTGACGAACTGCTGTTCTAATAATCAAAAACTAAGTAATGAAGAGATATTAGGCATTTTTATAGAAACAGGTGCTTTACTGAATGGCCATTTTAAATTGACATCCGGCAAACATAGTGCGCAATATATGCAGTGCGCCCAGGTTTTACAGTATCCGAGAAAAGCGGCTGTACTGGGTAAAGAGCTCGCGGATAAATTCACGGGAATGGAGATCGAGACAGTCATCGGACCGGCAATGGGCGGAATCATTGTCGCCCATGAAGTTGGCAGATCCCTCGGTGTCAAATCAATCTTTACCGAAAGACAAGATGGCGTCATGGCTTTGCGCCGAGGATTTAAACTCGAGCCCGGTGAAAAGGTTCTGGTCGTTGAAGATGTGATCACAACCGGCGGGTCGGTGAAAGAAGTCATTGAAATTGTTAAGGAAGCGGGTGCTGTGCCGGTGGGTGTCGGCGTTTTGGTTGACCGCAGCGGCGGCAAAGCAGATTTTGACGGGATAGAACTGCATAGCTTGATCCAGTTGAATATTGAAGCCTTTGAACCGGAAAATTGTACGCTTTGTCAACAAGGAATACCATGTGAAAAGCCGGGTAGCAGGGGCATCAAATAA
- a CDS encoding dihydroorotate dehydrogenase electron transfer subunit — translation MYLKERVVENRFVGHPALGIYKLVLKGQAAKEARPGQFLHIKVNNTNDPLLRRPLSIAGIDSEKEELTIYYRVKGKGTELLSQVDENDHLSILGPLGTEFLVPEDGELLLIAGGIGIFPLYSLIQAAQKKNIRMKLLWGGENRGFLESAGLSSLITMGLDFEIATMDGSYGEKGLVTLLLDKYLEHKHTVELRQQGLLQAAACGPNGMLKAVTDRCLAHDVPIEVSLEERMACGVGACVGCVCTVMGEDGQPARKRVCSDGPVFKGREVVWNADF, via the coding sequence GTGTACCTTAAAGAACGCGTAGTCGAAAACAGATTTGTCGGGCACCCTGCCCTGGGTATCTATAAGCTGGTCTTGAAAGGCCAGGCGGCCAAAGAAGCCAGACCAGGACAGTTTCTTCATATCAAAGTGAATAACACCAATGATCCTTTGCTAAGAAGACCGTTAAGTATCGCCGGTATTGACAGTGAAAAGGAAGAACTGACGATTTATTATCGGGTCAAAGGGAAAGGAACAGAATTACTTTCCCAGGTTGATGAGAACGATCACTTGAGTATATTAGGTCCTTTAGGCACGGAATTTTTAGTTCCGGAAGACGGTGAACTGTTGCTCATCGCCGGCGGAATTGGTATCTTTCCGCTCTATTCTTTGATCCAGGCGGCACAAAAGAAGAATATTCGGATGAAGCTGCTCTGGGGTGGAGAGAATAGGGGTTTTCTAGAGAGTGCCGGACTTAGCAGCCTCATCACCATGGGTTTGGATTTTGAGATAGCCACCATGGACGGCAGTTACGGTGAAAAGGGACTTGTTACGCTGTTGTTAGATAAATATCTTGAACATAAGCATACCGTGGAATTACGGCAACAGGGACTTCTGCAGGCGGCTGCCTGTGGCCCGAACGGCATGCTTAAAGCGGTTACGGATCGATGTCTGGCGCATGATGTCCCTATCGAAGTGTCACTGGAAGAACGGATGGCGTGCGGTGTCGGGGCTTGTGTCGGCTGTGTGTGTACCGTGATGGGGGAGGACGGACAGCCGGCCAGGAAACGAGTTTGTTCAGATGGCCCCGTATTTAAGGGACGGGAGGTTGTTTGGAATGCAGACTTTTGA
- a CDS encoding amino acid ABC transporter ATP-binding protein, giving the protein MITITNLHKKFGKLHVLKGVDLHVKEKEVVVVIGPSGSGKSTLLRCINYLEEPSDGAIVVDGIPLSNSANINTVRTEVGMVFQRFNLFPHMSVLKNITLAPMQVRKVSAKEAEKTAIVLLEKVGLSDKANAYPEQLSGGQQQRVAIARALAMRPKVMLFDEPTSALDPEMINEVLDVMKNLAHEGMTMVVVTHEMGFAREVGDRVIFMDEGRIIEQGDPKTFFAEAKEERTKAFLSKIL; this is encoded by the coding sequence ATGATCACGATCACGAATTTGCATAAAAAATTTGGAAAACTCCACGTGCTTAAAGGTGTCGATCTCCATGTCAAAGAAAAAGAAGTTGTTGTCGTTATCGGGCCGAGCGGTTCCGGTAAGAGCACGCTACTTCGCTGTATCAACTACTTGGAAGAACCCTCTGATGGAGCGATTGTTGTTGATGGGATCCCTTTAAGCAACAGTGCTAATATTAATACCGTCCGTACCGAAGTCGGGATGGTCTTTCAACGTTTTAACCTTTTTCCGCATATGTCTGTACTCAAAAACATTACCCTGGCACCGATGCAGGTCCGCAAAGTTTCTGCTAAAGAGGCAGAAAAAACGGCGATAGTGCTATTGGAAAAGGTCGGCTTATCCGATAAGGCGAATGCTTATCCGGAGCAGCTTTCCGGCGGACAACAGCAGCGGGTGGCCATTGCGCGCGCTTTAGCCATGCGTCCCAAAGTCATGCTGTTTGATGAGCCAACGTCGGCACTGGATCCGGAAATGATCAATGAAGTGCTCGATGTGATGAAAAACTTGGCCCATGAGGGAATGACCATGGTTGTTGTGACCCATGAAATGGGTTTTGCCCGTGAGGTTGGGGACAGAGTTATTTTCATGGACGAAGGTCGGATTATCGAACAAGGCGATCCCAAGACATTTTTTGCGGAAGCCAAAGAGGAGCGCACAAAAGCTTTCCTTTCGAAAATACTCTAA
- a CDS encoding dihydroorotate dehydrogenase: MQTFDASTDLAGLKLRNPVITASGTYGFGQAYTAYCPPTELGAITLKGTTPLPRLGNPVPRLAETPSGLLNSVGLENPGLDVFLKDYLPEIRSLDTALILNISGFSLEDYALMASSFQLGCGIAALEVNISCPNIKHGGMAFGTNPKSAEEAIAVVRRETDLPVIAKLSPNVTDITEMAKAVENGGADCVSLINTLLGMVIDIATQKPVLANTMGGLSGPAVRPIAVRMVYQVYQAVKLPIIGMGGISTWEDAIEFMLAGASAVSIGTANFNDPTAPITIVNGIKNYCSAKGYHSIGEIIGLAHRN; encoded by the coding sequence ATGCAGACTTTTGATGCCAGTACGGACCTGGCGGGTTTAAAACTCCGGAATCCGGTCATAACAGCCTCGGGGACTTATGGTTTTGGGCAAGCCTATACAGCGTATTGCCCGCCTACGGAATTGGGGGCAATCACACTGAAAGGGACTACACCCTTACCCAGATTAGGTAATCCGGTGCCGAGATTGGCCGAGACACCATCGGGCCTTTTAAATTCAGTCGGGTTAGAGAATCCTGGGCTTGACGTCTTTTTGAAGGACTATCTTCCGGAGATCCGATCCCTGGATACCGCACTTATTCTGAATATTTCCGGTTTTTCCTTGGAAGACTATGCGCTTATGGCCTCTTCTTTTCAATTGGGCTGTGGCATCGCGGCGTTGGAAGTCAATATTTCCTGCCCGAATATCAAACACGGCGGTATGGCTTTTGGCACCAATCCGAAGAGTGCGGAGGAGGCTATTGCCGTCGTTCGGAGAGAAACCGATTTGCCGGTTATTGCCAAATTATCACCCAATGTGACCGATATCACGGAAATGGCCAAAGCCGTGGAAAACGGCGGTGCGGATTGTGTATCCCTGATCAATACACTGTTGGGTATGGTTATCGATATCGCGACGCAGAAACCGGTACTCGCCAATACCATGGGCGGTCTATCCGGCCCGGCTGTCCGTCCTATTGCCGTCAGAATGGTCTATCAGGTATACCAAGCCGTCAAACTGCCGATCATTGGTATGGGTGGGATATCCACTTGGGAGGATGCCATTGAGTTTATGTTGGCAGGAGCGAGCGCAGTCAGCATTGGCACAGCGAATTTCAATGATCCGACGGCACCGATCACGATAGTGAATGGGATAAAAAATTATTGTTCAGCAAAAGGGTATCATTCAATCGGCGAAATCATCGGATTAGCTCACAGAAACTAG